From Curtobacterium sp. MCBA15_012:
CCGAGCTCGAGAACCTCGACGTCGGCGAGCCGCTTCCGGAGGATGACCTTGCGGGCCTTCTCGATCTCCTCGTCGACCCGAGCGCCCTTCATCAGGATGAGCTGCCCTCCGGAACGAACGAGCGGCACCGTCAGCGGGATGAGCTTCGACAGGGCACTGACCGCGCGCGCGGTCACCTGGTCGACGACGATCTCGTCAGCGACGTCCTCAGCCCGGCCACGGACGACCTCGACGTTGTCCAGCCCCAGGCGTGTGGCCTCGCTCGTCAGCCACTCGCAACGCCGTTCCATCGGCTCGATGAGCGTGAAGGACACGTCGGGCCGAGCGATCGCGAGCACGAGACCCGGCAACCCGGCACCCGAACCGACGTCGGCAACCCGGCCACGCGCCTCCAGGAGGGGTGCCAGGAGTGCAGAGTTGAGGATGTGTCGTGTCCACAGGCGAGGCAGCTCGAGCGGGCCGATGAGGCCCAGCTCCTCGCCCCGACGCGCGAGCTCGTGTGTGAAGGAGCGTGCGAGCTCGATCCGATCGCCGAACAGGTCGACCGCCGCGGCGGGCTCCTGTTCCAGGACCGGGGCCGGTGCCTCGTCCGTCATCGGGTGACGACCGTGTGGCGGTCCCGACCCTCACCCTCGGACTCCGAGTGCAGGCCCTTCTCGGCCAC
This genomic window contains:
- the rsmG gene encoding 16S rRNA (guanine(527)-N(7))-methyltransferase RsmG; protein product: MTDEAPAPVLEQEPAAAVDLFGDRIELARSFTHELARRGEELGLIGPLELPRLWTRHILNSALLAPLLEARGRVADVGSGAGLPGLVLAIARPDVSFTLIEPMERRCEWLTSEATRLGLDNVEVVRGRAEDVADEIVVDQVTARAVSALSKLIPLTVPLVRSGGQLILMKGARVDEEIEKARKVILRKRLADVEVLELGDGVVEETTRVFRATVD